A stretch of Nitrospira sp. DNA encodes these proteins:
- a CDS encoding isoprenyl transferase translates to MQPSSSSPGLEQLSEQDLTAKLEPELLPKHVAVIMDGNGRWAELQGLPRIAGHREGINSVREMITLCLELGIQHLTIYAFSQENWNRPMQEISALMGLLEHYLSTERASLIEQRIRFRAIGRLEALPESARHWVKTTEQETAHLDKMHLTVALSYGGRAEIVDAVRGIVADTQSGKIRPDRLDESLVQQYLYTHPLPDPDLLIRTSGETRISNFLLWQLAYTELYFTATPWPDFRRREFLLALIEYQRRERRFGRVLSAVSS, encoded by the coding sequence ATGCAACCGTCATCTTCATCCCCCGGTTTGGAACAGCTTTCTGAACAGGATTTGACCGCCAAATTGGAGCCGGAACTGCTCCCGAAACATGTCGCAGTCATCATGGATGGCAACGGCCGTTGGGCGGAACTGCAGGGCCTCCCCCGCATCGCCGGTCACCGGGAGGGGATCAATTCCGTCCGTGAAATGATTACGCTCTGCCTCGAACTGGGCATCCAACACCTGACGATCTATGCCTTCTCCCAGGAAAACTGGAACCGGCCCATGCAGGAGATCTCAGCCCTCATGGGTCTGCTGGAACATTATCTCTCCACCGAACGGGCCAGCCTGATCGAGCAACGCATCCGCTTCCGCGCAATCGGACGCCTTGAGGCGCTTCCCGAGTCGGCCCGGCACTGGGTGAAAACCACAGAACAAGAAACAGCCCATTTGGACAAAATGCACCTGACCGTCGCCCTCAGCTACGGAGGACGCGCGGAAATCGTCGATGCCGTGCGTGGCATCGTCGCCGACACCCAGAGTGGAAAAATCAGGCCGGATCGGCTGGACGAATCCCTGGTGCAGCAGTATCTGTATACCCACCCGCTTCCTGATCCGGATCTCCTGATCAGAACCAGCGGCGAAACACGCATTAGCAATTTCCTGCTCTGGCAACTCGCCTATACCGAGCTCTATTTCACCGCCACGCCCTGGCCAGACTTCCGCCGGCGCGAATTTCTCCTGGCGCTGATCGAGTACCAGCGGCGTGAGCGCCGGTTCGGCCGGGTCCTGAGCGCGGTGTCATCATAA
- a CDS encoding proline--tRNA ligase, giving the protein MKTSQLLIPTLREVPGEAETVSHKLMLRAGMIRKVAAGIYTYLPLGLRVIRKVEQIIREEMNQAGAQEVLMPMASPAELWRETGRWDFYGKELLRFKDRHERDFCLGPTHEEVITDLFRREVKSYRQLPMNFYQIQTKFRDEIRPRFGLMRGREFLMKDAYSFDRDDAGARLNYQKMYDAYHRIFTRCGLTFRAVEADTGLIGGSSSHEFMVLADTGEETVVYSDQGTYAANVERAEVLPPSQTEQDALKPLHTVSTPNCRSIEEVTAFLKISPARLVKTLLYTTGKETVAVLVRGDHTVNEIKLKKVLGVTDIELAGPATVEKSTGAPVGFAGPVGLQGIRMFADHAVPALRNVVVGANRLDTHYVDANWERDFKADQVLDLRNAQAGDPSPRQDGTLKATKGIEVGHVFMLGTKYSKAMNATFLDPQGKECLAVMGCYGIGVSRSAAASIEQNHDERGIIWPFPIAPFHVHLIPVSQSDKTAEATAAIYADLVAGGFEVLWDDREDRAGVKFNDADLIGAPFQVVVGDKGLAEGVVEVKIRRSGIKTRIAPAELLPHLRAAIPATNPQP; this is encoded by the coding sequence ATGAAAACATCCCAGCTCCTGATCCCCACATTACGGGAAGTTCCCGGTGAGGCTGAAACTGTCAGCCACAAACTGATGCTGCGCGCCGGCATGATCCGGAAAGTCGCCGCCGGCATCTACACCTATCTCCCCCTCGGCCTGCGCGTGATTCGCAAGGTCGAACAGATTATCCGCGAGGAGATGAATCAGGCCGGCGCCCAGGAAGTGCTCATGCCGATGGCCTCTCCCGCCGAACTCTGGCGCGAAACAGGCCGTTGGGATTTTTACGGGAAAGAGCTGTTGCGGTTTAAAGACCGGCACGAGCGGGATTTTTGCCTGGGGCCCACGCACGAAGAAGTCATCACCGACCTCTTCCGCCGGGAAGTGAAATCCTATCGGCAACTGCCGATGAACTTCTATCAGATCCAAACGAAGTTCAGAGACGAGATCCGCCCGCGGTTCGGCCTCATGCGCGGACGAGAATTCCTCATGAAGGACGCGTATAGCTTCGATCGCGATGACGCCGGCGCCAGGCTGAACTATCAGAAGATGTATGACGCCTATCACCGGATCTTTACCCGCTGCGGCCTGACATTCCGCGCCGTGGAGGCGGACACCGGACTCATCGGCGGCAGCTCATCGCACGAATTCATGGTCTTGGCCGATACCGGCGAGGAAACCGTCGTCTACAGCGACCAGGGCACCTACGCCGCCAACGTCGAACGGGCGGAAGTCCTGCCTCCAAGTCAGACCGAACAGGATGCCCTCAAGCCCCTGCACACCGTCTCCACGCCGAATTGCCGCAGCATTGAAGAGGTCACAGCCTTTCTCAAGATCTCCCCGGCCCGCCTCGTCAAAACGCTGCTCTATACAACGGGAAAAGAGACCGTGGCCGTCCTCGTGCGAGGCGATCATACGGTCAACGAAATCAAGCTCAAGAAAGTGCTGGGCGTGACGGACATCGAACTGGCCGGTCCGGCCACCGTTGAGAAATCCACCGGAGCCCCGGTCGGGTTTGCCGGCCCTGTCGGGTTACAAGGCATTCGAATGTTTGCCGACCATGCCGTTCCCGCCTTGCGTAATGTGGTCGTCGGCGCCAACCGCCTCGACACGCATTATGTCGATGCCAACTGGGAGCGCGACTTCAAGGCCGACCAGGTCCTCGACCTCCGCAACGCACAGGCCGGCGATCCCTCCCCTCGACAGGACGGCACGCTGAAAGCGACCAAAGGCATCGAGGTCGGGCACGTGTTCATGCTCGGCACAAAGTACAGCAAGGCCATGAACGCCACGTTCCTGGATCCGCAGGGCAAGGAATGTCTGGCCGTCATGGGCTGCTACGGCATCGGGGTCAGCCGGTCCGCGGCCGCCTCGATCGAGCAAAATCACGACGAGCGCGGCATCATCTGGCCTTTCCCCATCGCTCCGTTCCATGTCCATCTGATCCCGGTCAGCCAATCGGACAAGACCGCAGAAGCCACCGCCGCGATCTATGCGGACCTTGTGGCGGGCGGATTCGAAGTGCTCTGGGACGACCGGGAAGACCGCGCCGGCGTCAAGTTCAACGATGCCGATCTCATCGGCGCCCCCTTCCAAGTCGTGGTTGGCGACAAAGGATTGGCGGAAGGCGTCGTGGAAGTCAAAATCCGTCGATCCGGAATCAAAACTCGCATCGCGCCGGCTGAACTGCTGCCGCATCTCCGCGCCGCAATCCCTGCGACCAATCCCCAGCCATAA
- the rseP gene encoding RIP metalloprotease RseP, translating to MISAFTWSPDTLWILMQKAWWFLVVLGVLVAFHELGHFLAARWVGVKVLKFSLGFGPKIFGRQVGETEYLLSAIPLGGYVKLFGEDETEATTQEDRRRSFAHQGLWGKVLIVAAGPGFNFILAYLIFAGWLSTGAPLFVPTFRDLSPDIEALVPGSPAASAGMEIGDRITKVNGKDISTRTELLDAVAQSKGQPLTIEVKRDAQVKPLTVTPVPVQGQPSETADTAYTIGVEETPPLVTSVMHGLPAATAGFQAGDRVVAIEGQPIYTWLQMTTIVRDNPAKPLQVDILRDGQRIRLSVTPSAEKATVNGQSIEVGKIGISGPGRSLMHANNPLQAVYQGLDATWGWTELTAVGLYKMVVGDISSKNIGGPLTIANISGEAASQGASSVVFLIAILSINLGVLNLLPIPILDGGHLLFFLIEGILRKPLGDRQREIAQQVGLVLLVGVMIFAFWNDIERLFLR from the coding sequence ATGATATCCGCCTTTACCTGGTCCCCCGATACGCTCTGGATCTTGATGCAAAAAGCCTGGTGGTTCCTCGTCGTGCTCGGCGTCCTCGTCGCCTTCCACGAACTGGGGCACTTTCTGGCCGCCCGCTGGGTCGGCGTCAAAGTCTTGAAATTCTCTCTGGGATTCGGCCCAAAAATTTTTGGCCGGCAAGTGGGGGAAACCGAATATCTGCTCTCCGCCATCCCCTTGGGTGGCTACGTGAAACTCTTCGGCGAAGATGAAACCGAAGCGACCACGCAGGAAGACCGGCGCCGGTCCTTTGCCCATCAGGGCTTATGGGGCAAAGTCCTGATTGTCGCCGCCGGCCCAGGCTTCAATTTCATCCTCGCCTATCTGATTTTTGCCGGCTGGCTCTCGACGGGCGCGCCCTTGTTCGTGCCCACGTTCCGCGACCTGAGTCCCGATATCGAAGCGCTCGTTCCCGGCTCACCGGCCGCATCGGCTGGCATGGAAATCGGCGATCGCATCACCAAGGTCAACGGGAAAGACATCTCGACCAGAACGGAATTGCTGGACGCCGTCGCGCAAAGCAAGGGCCAACCCCTCACGATCGAAGTCAAGCGCGATGCCCAGGTCAAGCCCCTGACCGTCACTCCGGTGCCGGTGCAGGGCCAGCCTTCAGAAACGGCTGACACCGCCTACACCATCGGCGTCGAAGAAACGCCCCCCCTGGTCACGTCCGTGATGCATGGATTGCCTGCCGCGACCGCCGGGTTCCAGGCCGGAGACCGTGTCGTGGCCATTGAAGGCCAGCCGATCTATACCTGGCTCCAAATGACGACCATTGTGCGGGATAATCCTGCCAAACCCTTGCAAGTGGATATCCTTCGCGACGGACAGCGCATTCGCCTCAGCGTGACGCCGTCAGCCGAAAAAGCCACCGTCAACGGGCAATCCATCGAGGTGGGGAAAATCGGCATTTCCGGCCCAGGCCGCTCGCTGATGCACGCGAACAACCCGCTGCAAGCGGTCTATCAGGGACTCGATGCGACGTGGGGCTGGACGGAATTGACGGCGGTCGGGCTCTATAAAATGGTCGTGGGCGATATTTCGAGCAAGAATATCGGCGGACCGCTGACGATCGCGAACATCTCCGGAGAAGCCGCCTCACAAGGCGCCTCCAGCGTGGTCTTCCTGATTGCCATCCTCAGCATCAATCTCGGGGTGCTCAATCTCCTTCCCATTCCGATTTTGGACGGGGGGCACTTGCTCTTTTTCCTCATTGAAGGCATCCTGCGGAAACCACTCGGCGACCGGCAGCGGGAAATCGCCCAACAAGTCGGGTTGGTCTTGCTGGTCGGCGTCATGATTTTCGCTTTTTGGAACGACATCGAACGACTCTTCCTTCGCTAA
- a CDS encoding 1-deoxy-D-xylulose-5-phosphate reductoisomerase, translated as MKTIIILGSTGSIGTNTLDIVQRFPEEFRVAGLTAGNNIDKLEEQIRIFKPRVVAVSNDAAAATLRQRCAGIPVDILAGEKGIADVASLPEAEMVISAIVGAAGLVPTLAAIRTGKHIALANKEPMVMAGKLMQEEARKHGVNIFPVDSEHSAIFQSLVGHRLQDVRRLILTASGGALWTLTKEQLRDVTPERALQHPNWKMGSKITIDSATLMNKGLEVVEARWLFDIPESRIEVLVHRESIIHSLVEYEDRSMIAQLGLPDMRTPISYAMRYPERLPLDLPSLDLAEVGKLTFCKPDHERFPCLQLGYESLRIGGTMPAAMNAANEIAVEAFLQKGIRFLEIAEVIRQTMDAHAPKEIHSLEDALDADRWARDKAESLVHALPR; from the coding sequence ATGAAAACCATCATCATTTTAGGCTCGACCGGATCGATCGGCACCAATACGCTGGACATCGTCCAGCGATTTCCTGAAGAGTTCCGTGTCGCCGGCCTCACTGCCGGCAACAACATCGACAAACTCGAAGAACAGATTCGGATCTTCAAGCCCAGAGTCGTCGCCGTCTCCAATGATGCGGCCGCCGCGACGCTTCGGCAACGCTGTGCCGGCATCCCGGTCGACATCCTCGCCGGCGAAAAAGGCATCGCGGACGTCGCATCTTTGCCGGAAGCCGAAATGGTGATTTCCGCCATCGTCGGCGCAGCGGGGCTGGTCCCCACCCTCGCCGCGATTCGCACCGGCAAACACATCGCCCTCGCGAATAAAGAGCCCATGGTCATGGCGGGTAAACTCATGCAGGAGGAAGCCCGCAAACACGGCGTCAACATCTTCCCCGTCGACAGCGAACACAGCGCCATTTTTCAATCCCTGGTCGGGCATCGCCTCCAGGACGTCCGCCGCTTGATCCTCACCGCTTCCGGCGGGGCGCTCTGGACCTTGACGAAAGAGCAGCTGCGCGATGTCACGCCCGAGCGGGCCTTGCAGCATCCGAACTGGAAGATGGGCTCCAAGATCACGATCGATTCCGCCACGCTGATGAACAAAGGGCTGGAAGTCGTCGAAGCCCGCTGGCTGTTCGACATTCCAGAATCACGCATCGAGGTGCTGGTCCATCGGGAAAGCATCATTCACTCGCTGGTGGAATACGAAGACCGCTCCATGATCGCCCAGCTCGGATTGCCGGATATGCGCACGCCCATTTCCTATGCCATGCGCTATCCGGAGCGGCTCCCCCTGGATCTGCCCTCCTTGGACCTGGCCGAAGTGGGGAAATTGACGTTCTGCAAGCCCGATCACGAACGATTCCCCTGCCTCCAGCTCGGCTATGAATCGCTGCGGATCGGCGGCACGATGCCGGCGGCGATGAATGCCGCCAACGAGATCGCGGTCGAGGCCTTCCTTCAAAAAGGCATCCGGTTTCTCGAAATCGCCGAGGTCATTCGACAGACCATGGACGCGCATGCCCCCAAAGAAATCCACTCCTTGGAAGACGCGCTCGATGCGGATCGGTGGGCGAGAGACAAAGCCGAATCGCTGGTTCACGCCTTGCCGCGCTGA
- a CDS encoding OmpA family protein, with amino-acid sequence MPFNETSHKSVVSHTTTNGLMDLMTSLAIIFILLLAASLAPPSDADGPRAETVTTPARATVLEPDVRSALHRHLQPFGLSVDADPHDPLLMHIVIPDDLLNFEFGQSTLTKSAERFLQEMMPRYAAALCGSLRGHVDSVVIEGHTDDLGQDTVNLRLSQERSFRVMVKGLDVIERDAPSVAACFQRMTSASGRGKQDLIYDPATGVDRGKSRRVIFKIRLRSDEQRRQLAEAAHPSLQKPAHRGSAAF; translated from the coding sequence ATGCCGTTTAACGAAACTTCGCACAAGTCCGTCGTCTCGCACACCACGACTAACGGCCTCATGGACTTGATGACCTCGCTTGCCATCATCTTCATCCTGCTCCTGGCGGCCTCCCTCGCGCCGCCATCGGATGCTGATGGCCCGCGAGCGGAAACGGTCACGACACCGGCCCGTGCCACAGTCCTGGAGCCGGATGTCCGCAGTGCCCTGCACAGGCATTTGCAGCCCTTCGGATTGTCCGTAGACGCCGATCCGCACGACCCGCTGCTGATGCACATCGTGATACCCGACGATCTGCTCAACTTCGAATTCGGCCAGAGCACGCTCACCAAGAGCGCCGAACGCTTTCTTCAGGAAATGATGCCCCGGTACGCCGCCGCACTGTGCGGTTCGCTCCGCGGCCACGTCGATTCGGTGGTGATCGAAGGACACACCGATGACCTTGGCCAGGACACCGTGAATTTACGGCTGAGCCAGGAGCGGTCTTTCCGGGTGATGGTGAAAGGACTCGACGTGATCGAGCGTGACGCTCCGTCGGTCGCCGCCTGCTTCCAGCGTATGACATCGGCCAGCGGACGCGGGAAGCAAGACCTCATTTACGATCCGGCCACAGGCGTTGACCGCGGCAAGAGCCGGCGAGTGATCTTCAAAATTCGCCTCCGATCGGACGAACAGCGGCGCCAGCTGGCGGAAGCGGCGCACCCTTCCCTGCAGAAGCCTGCCCATCGGGGCTCCGCGGCTTTCTAG
- a CDS encoding OmpA family protein, producing MTNVHRIIALSVSSGLILTGCAEEDPYMKTKIGAAIGAVVGAGAGAAIDKKNRGRGAAIGAAVGVLAGGGVGLYMDKQKKAIEEKLAKELQSHDVELKKLPDNSIQVDVKSEASFAMGSTEIKSSFHDVLAKLGGVVTQYDSTAVHVIGHTDDQGTAAFNQQLSEQRAQAVAAQLLSAGVHQTRVLTEGRGESQPKAANTTPEGRSQNRRVEIYLKPVVEGQEAAAFAPPK from the coding sequence ATGACGAACGTCCATCGAATCATTGCACTCAGTGTATCAAGCGGCCTGATCCTAACCGGCTGCGCGGAAGAGGACCCCTATATGAAGACGAAGATCGGGGCGGCGATCGGCGCGGTAGTCGGCGCAGGGGCAGGAGCCGCCATCGACAAGAAGAATCGGGGGCGTGGAGCGGCGATTGGCGCGGCGGTGGGAGTGCTGGCCGGCGGTGGGGTCGGTCTTTACATGGACAAACAGAAGAAGGCCATCGAGGAGAAGCTTGCCAAGGAACTCCAATCCCACGACGTCGAGCTCAAGAAGCTTCCTGACAACAGCATCCAGGTTGACGTCAAAAGCGAAGCCTCCTTCGCCATGGGCAGCACAGAGATAAAATCCTCCTTTCACGACGTCTTGGCAAAACTTGGCGGTGTGGTCACGCAGTATGACAGCACCGCCGTCCATGTCATCGGCCACACCGACGATCAGGGAACCGCCGCCTTTAACCAACAGCTCTCGGAACAACGGGCGCAGGCCGTCGCCGCACAGCTGTTGAGCGCCGGCGTCCATCAAACCCGCGTCCTGACGGAGGGCCGTGGAGAATCTCAGCCGAAAGCCGCCAACACGACACCGGAGGGCCGCAGCCAGAACCGGCGGGTCGAAATCTACCTGAAACCCGTCGTCGAAGGCCAAGAAGCCGCCGCATTCGCGCCGCCCAAGTAA
- a CDS encoding phosphatidate cytidylyltransferase — protein sequence MGNLGTVDPPADRPTPAPSAPAAAKRFDIRRVYTALIGIPIVYGIIRYLPAWGVTALAVCGGLLALLELTRMCFGDRRNRALLGIALGLTALLIASPHGTVPVIAIVLPGMLLALLAMLLSSNPLESRFRDTTVAVFGSLYVGLTLSTLVSTRTLPGGEWLIVCIALVTWAGDIGAYYAGTLWGRHPLAPSISPKKSWEGLAGGLALSLLVALLAQFWLVPQLTVADALILGLLMTGTGLLGDLCESAIKRSVGVKDSGGLLPGHGGMLDRLDSLLFTAPTFYYYVTLVRGLSPLP from the coding sequence GTGGGCAATCTCGGAACCGTAGATCCCCCTGCCGATCGGCCGACACCGGCTCCGTCTGCGCCCGCCGCGGCCAAACGATTCGACATTCGACGGGTCTATACCGCCCTCATCGGCATCCCCATTGTCTACGGCATTATCCGCTACCTGCCCGCCTGGGGCGTGACCGCTCTGGCCGTATGCGGCGGCCTGCTGGCCCTGCTCGAATTGACCCGGATGTGTTTCGGCGACCGGCGCAACCGGGCATTGCTCGGCATCGCTCTCGGCCTGACCGCCTTGCTCATTGCCAGCCCCCACGGCACAGTTCCCGTCATCGCGATAGTCTTGCCGGGCATGCTGCTCGCGCTGCTGGCCATGCTGTTGTCCTCGAACCCGCTTGAATCGCGTTTTCGAGACACGACCGTCGCCGTATTTGGCTCGCTCTATGTTGGGCTGACCCTGAGCACGCTGGTCTCAACACGCACCTTGCCCGGGGGAGAATGGCTGATTGTGTGCATCGCCCTCGTCACCTGGGCCGGCGACATCGGCGCCTACTATGCCGGCACCTTGTGGGGACGACATCCGCTGGCCCCCTCGATCAGTCCGAAAAAGTCCTGGGAAGGATTGGCGGGAGGGCTCGCGCTCTCTCTGCTTGTCGCCCTGCTCGCGCAGTTCTGGCTGGTTCCGCAATTGACCGTTGCGGATGCGCTGATCCTGGGCCTCCTCATGACCGGAACCGGCCTCCTCGGAGACCTCTGTGAATCAGCCATCAAGCGCAGCGTCGGCGTCAAAGATTCCGGCGGCTTGCTTCCCGGTCACGGCGGCATGCTCGATCGCCTGGATAGTCTCTTGTTCACCGCCCCCACCTTCTACTACTATGTCACGCTGGTCCGCGGCCTCTCGCCGCTGCCCTAG
- a CDS encoding GspE/PulE family protein, whose translation MTPNLQELQPKAEHAEHVKRITTQINAATDLDHILLDLHKEILGLFDAEDLTLFAFDSEKKEIFSKVLQVDGVQEVRIPISEQSLAGFCAKYLRPVNIADAYNLAELQSIHPALLHDTSYDKSTGFKTKQVLTYPIVADNKYLMGVLQLLNKKSGSRFTRKDEESVAEIAKALGIAFFNLRKVTKKNPTKFDLLVTNNRIAQNDLENALAESRKGMSDLESILIEKYKVPKLDLGKSLAQFFKCPYIEYSERTLVDIELLKNLNVDYLKKNHWMPLKRDRTAIEILTDDPGDLDRVQDIKRTFPGLNIRFAVSLRRDIAQFLASATGQSDTGGGRKLDENVSDILGELVTEAQAEAMEDASGGSGLDENDSAIVRLANQIIADAYRQNASDIHIEPYGEKRETLVRFRVDGDCFEYMKIPQSYRRAIVSRLKIMASLDIAERRKPQDGKIKFKLNETKEIELRVATLPTAGFNEDVVMRILAASEPLPLDKMGFSDRNLKGIKDISTKPYGIILCVGPTGSGKTTTLHSVLGNINTPDIKIWTAEDPVEITQYGLRQVQVQPKIGFTFAAAMRAFLRADPDVIMVGEMRDKETADTGIEASLTGHLVLSTLHTNSAVETVTRLLDMGCDPFSFADAMLGVLAQRLARRVCKDCKEQYVGSPVEYEEIRQGYGPEYWDKLGIKQDNTFRLTRGKGCETCNRSGFKGRVALHELLLGSDKMKRMIQEKARTEDMLRAALEEGMTTLMQDGIQKVLQGHTTFKEVKAVAIK comes from the coding sequence ATGACGCCAAACCTTCAAGAACTGCAGCCAAAAGCCGAGCATGCCGAGCACGTCAAACGGATTACGACTCAAATCAACGCGGCCACCGACCTCGATCACATTCTGCTCGACCTGCATAAAGAGATTCTTGGCTTATTCGACGCCGAAGACCTGACACTCTTTGCCTTCGACTCAGAAAAAAAAGAAATCTTTTCCAAAGTCCTGCAAGTCGATGGTGTCCAAGAAGTCCGTATTCCCATCTCGGAGCAAAGCCTCGCCGGTTTTTGCGCCAAATACCTGCGCCCCGTCAATATCGCCGATGCCTATAATCTGGCCGAGCTCCAAAGCATCCATCCAGCCCTGCTTCATGACACCTCCTATGACAAAAGCACCGGGTTTAAGACCAAACAGGTCCTGACCTATCCGATCGTTGCCGACAATAAATATCTGATGGGCGTCCTCCAGCTCCTGAACAAGAAAAGCGGCAGCCGCTTTACCAGGAAGGATGAGGAGTCGGTCGCCGAAATCGCCAAAGCCCTGGGCATCGCCTTTTTCAACCTCCGAAAAGTCACCAAAAAGAATCCGACCAAGTTCGACCTCCTCGTCACAAATAACCGCATCGCCCAAAATGATCTTGAGAACGCCCTCGCGGAGTCCCGCAAAGGGATGAGTGACCTCGAAAGCATTCTGATCGAAAAGTACAAGGTCCCCAAACTCGACCTGGGGAAATCGCTCGCCCAATTTTTCAAATGTCCCTACATCGAATACAGCGAACGCACCCTCGTCGATATTGAGCTGCTCAAAAATCTGAACGTCGATTACTTGAAAAAGAACCACTGGATGCCGCTCAAGCGGGATCGCACGGCGATTGAAATTCTGACCGATGACCCTGGCGATCTGGACCGCGTCCAGGACATCAAACGCACGTTCCCCGGGCTCAATATCCGCTTTGCCGTCAGCCTGCGCCGCGACATCGCCCAATTCCTCGCCTCCGCCACAGGGCAGAGCGATACAGGGGGGGGCCGCAAACTTGACGAAAATGTCTCCGACATTCTCGGCGAACTTGTCACCGAGGCCCAGGCTGAGGCGATGGAGGATGCGTCTGGGGGAAGCGGCCTGGATGAAAATGACAGTGCGATCGTGCGTCTGGCCAACCAAATCATCGCCGACGCCTATCGCCAGAACGCTTCGGATATTCACATCGAACCCTATGGAGAAAAGCGCGAAACACTGGTCAGGTTCCGGGTCGACGGCGACTGTTTCGAATACATGAAGATTCCGCAAAGCTACCGGCGCGCCATTGTCTCCCGCCTCAAAATTATGGCGAGTTTGGATATTGCCGAGCGGCGGAAACCGCAGGACGGCAAGATCAAATTCAAGCTGAATGAAACCAAGGAGATCGAACTCCGCGTCGCCACGCTGCCCACCGCGGGCTTCAACGAAGACGTGGTCATGCGTATCCTGGCGGCCAGCGAACCTCTGCCGCTCGACAAGATGGGGTTCTCGGATCGCAACCTCAAAGGCATCAAGGACATTTCCACAAAACCCTACGGCATCATTTTGTGTGTCGGACCGACCGGATCAGGGAAAACGACCACGCTGCATTCCGTGCTGGGCAACATCAATACTCCGGACATTAAAATTTGGACCGCGGAAGACCCCGTCGAAATCACGCAATACGGACTGCGCCAGGTCCAAGTCCAGCCCAAAATCGGCTTCACGTTCGCGGCCGCGATGCGCGCCTTTCTCCGCGCCGACCCGGACGTCATCATGGTCGGTGAAATGCGAGACAAGGAAACCGCCGATACCGGCATTGAGGCTTCGCTGACCGGCCACTTGGTGCTCAGCACCTTGCACACCAATAGCGCGGTGGAAACGGTCACCCGTCTTCTGGACATGGGCTGCGATCCCTTCAGTTTTGCCGATGCCATGCTCGGCGTCCTCGCGCAACGGTTGGCCCGCCGGGTCTGCAAAGACTGCAAGGAACAATATGTGGGCAGTCCGGTAGAGTATGAGGAAATCCGGCAAGGCTATGGGCCAGAATATTGGGACAAACTCGGCATCAAACAGGACAATACCTTCCGCTTGACCCGAGGAAAAGGATGCGAGACCTGTAACCGATCAGGATTCAAAGGGCGGGTTGCGTTGCATGAGCTCCTGCTCGGATCGGATAAGATGAAACGGATGATCCAAGAAAAGGCCCGGACCGAAGATATGTTGCGAGCGGCCCTCGAAGAAGGGATGACGACCTTGATGCAAGACGGGATTCAGAAAGTTCTACAGGGTCACACCACCTTTAAAGAAGTCAAGGCGGTGGCGATCAAGTAA